In Agrobacterium tumefaciens, one genomic interval encodes:
- a CDS encoding GAF domain-containing protein, producing MSTPSERVGAVRESGLLEAPVQSEFQDIIEVVKAGLNCPVALVSILDEDRQVFIAHLGLPEKWAAAAETPLTHSFCQHVVRDKQPLIIGDATIHDLVRDNLAITDLGVISYMGVPVTLPDGMVIGALAAIDGEPRTWTQSELELLSRIGKVVSNQIATFLSERRWSWLFEQLEEGIVVGSVVRDTDGKIVDWRYETVNPAWSKLVGYPDQHVSGRTMRQIFPSFEKEWISDVADVFGTGQNKRFTRKVGSLGRWFDGYVQATGRDKFVIIFVEVTDRMRALEALQESETELRLIVEGAKDYTILTVDNEHRISSWFGGAQETFGWSEAEMIGRPFAEIFTEEDRAADIPALEVRKAATEGVAVDRRWHQTADGAKVFLDGTLRPLPSRGASSISGFIKVARNATAQKVAEDRQLAFLELGEKIRELHGVTDVAFAAAEIMARNLAGATRAGYGVVDPIAETVEMLPDWRAEGVSTVSGLHQFRNYGSYIENLKLGETVIIPDVAKDPRTSDSAKLFHSIGISVLVNVPIIEHGAFVGVMFVHYDRPHDFTTEERDFVRTIADRTREAISRIRAEQEQQVLNHEISHRLKNTMAMVQAIATQTLRPVTDRRPVEAFTNRLHALSKAHEVLLGQDWSSARMVAVIDSVLRQLSLPERYSMSGPDLELGPRSALSLALLMHELGTNALKYGAWSNDAGTVTVRWTTQEGNGDTALVLDWNEHNGPPLVAPSGKGFGSKLIRLGLMGTGGAEINYYPDGLRVTMQALVSQLRQS from the coding sequence GTGAGTACACCGTCAGAGCGCGTCGGCGCGGTTCGAGAGTCAGGTCTGCTTGAAGCTCCGGTTCAGTCGGAATTCCAGGACATCATCGAGGTCGTCAAAGCGGGGCTGAACTGTCCCGTGGCGCTTGTGTCGATCCTTGACGAAGATCGCCAGGTATTCATCGCTCACCTCGGTTTGCCGGAAAAATGGGCCGCGGCAGCTGAGACCCCCCTGACGCACTCGTTTTGCCAACATGTCGTGCGTGACAAACAACCTCTGATCATAGGTGACGCGACGATCCACGATCTTGTTCGGGATAATCTGGCGATTACGGATCTGGGCGTAATCTCTTACATGGGGGTTCCAGTCACATTGCCGGACGGAATGGTGATCGGGGCGCTGGCTGCGATCGATGGTGAGCCGCGCACGTGGACTCAGAGCGAGCTCGAACTGCTCAGTCGGATCGGAAAGGTGGTTTCGAACCAGATTGCCACTTTTCTCTCCGAGCGGCGATGGAGTTGGTTGTTTGAGCAGCTTGAGGAAGGCATTGTCGTTGGCTCAGTCGTTCGCGATACAGACGGCAAGATCGTCGACTGGCGATATGAAACGGTCAACCCCGCCTGGAGTAAACTGGTAGGCTATCCCGACCAACACGTTTCCGGCAGGACGATGCGTCAGATCTTTCCGAGTTTTGAGAAAGAGTGGATCTCCGACGTCGCCGATGTGTTCGGTACCGGCCAAAACAAGCGGTTTACCCGAAAAGTCGGTTCGCTTGGTCGCTGGTTTGATGGGTACGTGCAAGCGACAGGCCGCGACAAGTTTGTCATCATCTTTGTCGAGGTGACTGACCGCATGCGGGCACTGGAGGCACTTCAGGAAAGTGAGACAGAACTGCGGCTCATCGTCGAGGGCGCAAAAGACTATACAATTCTGACAGTCGATAACGAGCACCGCATCAGCAGCTGGTTTGGCGGGGCGCAGGAGACGTTTGGTTGGTCTGAAGCGGAGATGATCGGCCGGCCGTTCGCGGAGATCTTTACGGAGGAGGATCGAGCGGCAGACATTCCGGCTTTGGAAGTGCGCAAAGCCGCTACAGAAGGCGTCGCAGTTGATCGGCGATGGCATCAGACAGCGGACGGAGCTAAGGTGTTTCTCGACGGAACCCTTCGCCCGCTTCCAAGCCGCGGTGCCTCATCGATTTCAGGCTTTATCAAGGTCGCACGGAATGCGACGGCGCAAAAAGTTGCGGAAGACCGGCAACTGGCATTTCTGGAGCTGGGTGAGAAAATTCGCGAGCTACACGGTGTCACTGATGTGGCATTTGCCGCAGCCGAGATCATGGCGCGCAATCTGGCAGGCGCCACAAGGGCAGGCTACGGCGTTGTGGATCCGATTGCCGAGACCGTTGAAATGCTGCCAGACTGGCGGGCAGAAGGGGTTTCTACCGTCTCTGGCCTACACCAGTTTCGAAACTACGGGTCGTACATCGAGAATCTCAAGCTCGGCGAGACGGTTATTATCCCAGACGTGGCGAAAGATCCCCGAACGTCAGACTCGGCAAAGCTGTTTCATTCGATAGGAATATCCGTTCTCGTCAATGTCCCGATCATTGAGCACGGTGCGTTTGTTGGAGTGATGTTCGTTCACTACGACAGGCCCCATGACTTCACGACGGAAGAGCGCGATTTTGTCCGCACGATCGCTGATCGCACGCGCGAAGCCATCTCGAGGATCCGGGCCGAACAGGAACAGCAGGTTCTGAACCACGAGATCAGTCATCGCCTGAAGAACACGATGGCAATGGTCCAGGCGATTGCAACGCAGACCTTGCGGCCAGTGACAGATCGACGGCCAGTCGAGGCATTTACGAACCGTCTCCACGCGCTCTCCAAAGCGCATGAGGTTCTGCTGGGGCAGGATTGGTCTTCCGCGCGTATGGTGGCCGTCATTGATTCCGTTCTTCGTCAGCTGTCACTACCCGAGCGTTACTCGATGTCTGGTCCAGACCTGGAGCTTGGACCGCGCTCGGCTCTTTCGCTGGCTCTATTGATGCATGAACTTGGCACCAACGCCCTGAAATATGGGGCATGGTCGAACGATGCGGGCACGGTTACGGTTCGTTGGACAACGCAAGAGGGCAACGGAGACACTGCGCTTGTTCTTGACTGGAACGAGCACAATGGCCCCCCGCTTGTTGCTCCCTCGGGTAAAGGTTTTGGCTCAAAACTCATACGACTTGGATTGATGGGAACAGGCGGCGCAGAAATCAATTACTATCCGGATGGATTGCGAGTGACGATGCAAGCATTGGTTTCACAGCTGAGGCAATCATGA
- a CDS encoding co-chaperone GroES translates to MSFRPLHDRILVRRVESEEKTKGGIIIPDTAKEKPQEGEVVAVGPGARNEAGQIQALDVKAGDRILFGKWSGTEIKINGEDLLIMKESDVLGIIEAQAEQKQAA, encoded by the coding sequence ATGTCGTTCCGACCGCTTCATGATCGCATTCTCGTCCGCCGGGTCGAATCCGAAGAAAAGACCAAAGGCGGTATCATCATCCCTGACACTGCCAAGGAAAAGCCCCAGGAAGGTGAAGTTGTCGCCGTCGGGCCTGGTGCGCGCAACGAGGCAGGCCAGATCCAGGCGCTGGACGTCAAGGCTGGCGACCGCATCCTGTTTGGCAAATGGTCAGGCACCGAAATCAAGATCAACGGCGAGGATCTATTGATCATGAAGGAAAGCGACGTTCTGGGCATTATCGAAGCCCAGGCCGAGCAGAAGCAGGCTGCTTAA
- a CDS encoding DUF982 domain-containing protein gives MKPDLFSKPVTILVGLGFPTEVRTLMDAYRHLAEWPVSLRDTAHSVAVKACQAALRGEIEAETARGLFTAFAEKHELLAPETSAVLASRRYRDRDPHVG, from the coding sequence ATGAAACCCGATCTGTTCAGTAAACCAGTTACCATTCTTGTCGGCTTGGGGTTCCCGACGGAAGTTCGTACCTTGATGGATGCTTATCGACACCTGGCCGAGTGGCCGGTGTCACTCAGAGACACCGCCCATTCCGTCGCCGTTAAAGCCTGTCAGGCAGCCCTTCGTGGCGAGATAGAGGCAGAAACTGCGCGTGGTCTGTTCACAGCGTTTGCGGAAAAGCATGAACTTCTTGCCCCTGAAACATCCGCGGTTTTGGCTTCTCGCCGGTATCGCGATAGAGATCCACACGTGGGGTGA
- a CDS encoding PAS domain-containing protein: protein MTDDAQTRQDARDAGNRLVAGHASEDPFAAAFKATRMPMLITDPRQPDNPIIFCNTAFSKLTGYSNEELIGKNCRLLQGPNTDPEAVQKLRQAITAEQDLSIDILNYRKDGSEFWNALFVSPVRDASGTVIYFFASQLDFTNIKSKEAELAQARHTAEEEVALRTADLTDALRAKTALVHEVDHRVKNNLLTIASIVKLQARMTENDVVERTLMSVLNRVEALSTVQRKLLNDEEVGYFDVADFANTLMLDKIGALKRSDIQLTTDLHEVVVPATKASPLALIINELVGDAIRRGLSDGGGDIHLEIRRLNGHFLIRVVDTVSPVEVDKEEAAFSQKMLQACLLQLRAKIDRKITGHKTDVCVTLSVKD, encoded by the coding sequence ATGACAGATGATGCTCAGACCCGACAAGATGCCAGGGACGCAGGGAACCGTCTCGTTGCTGGTCACGCTTCTGAAGACCCGTTCGCGGCGGCATTCAAAGCCACGCGTATGCCGATGCTCATCACCGATCCGCGTCAACCTGACAATCCGATCATCTTCTGTAATACGGCTTTCTCCAAGCTGACTGGCTATTCCAACGAGGAGTTAATCGGAAAGAACTGCCGTCTCCTTCAGGGACCGAATACCGATCCGGAGGCTGTACAGAAGCTTCGCCAAGCCATTACAGCAGAGCAGGATCTGTCAATCGATATCCTCAATTACCGGAAGGATGGCTCGGAATTCTGGAACGCCCTTTTTGTCAGTCCGGTTCGCGATGCCTCGGGAACGGTGATCTATTTCTTTGCCTCGCAACTCGACTTCACAAATATCAAGAGCAAGGAAGCGGAACTCGCCCAAGCACGTCATACCGCCGAAGAGGAAGTAGCGTTGCGCACCGCGGATCTGACGGATGCCCTTCGCGCTAAAACGGCTCTGGTGCACGAGGTCGATCATAGGGTGAAAAACAACCTGCTGACGATTGCATCGATTGTGAAACTTCAAGCGCGTATGACTGAGAATGATGTCGTTGAGCGAACACTCATGTCAGTGCTCAATCGGGTCGAGGCTTTAAGCACGGTCCAGCGTAAGCTTCTTAACGACGAAGAGGTAGGGTATTTCGACGTCGCAGATTTCGCAAACACCCTGATGCTTGACAAGATAGGTGCGCTCAAGCGCTCGGATATTCAGCTGACGACGGATCTTCACGAAGTCGTCGTTCCAGCGACTAAGGCATCTCCCCTTGCCCTGATCATCAACGAACTCGTCGGCGACGCGATCCGCAGGGGTTTGAGCGATGGCGGTGGCGACATCCATCTCGAAATAAGGCGGCTTAACGGGCACTTTTTGATTCGGGTTGTCGACACTGTTTCGCCAGTGGAGGTGGACAAAGAGGAGGCTGCGTTCAGTCAGAAGATGCTGCAGGCCTGTCTCCTGCAACTTCGTGCCAAGATCGACCGCAAGATTACCGGTCACAAAACAGACGTCTGCGTCACCTTGTCCGTGAAGGACTGA
- a CDS encoding Hsp20 family protein, with amino-acid sequence MATSYDYAPLYRSSVGFDRVFNLLENAQRTRTSNDWPPYDIFKTGEDTYRISIAVAGFAQDELDITFQSNLLTVTGKKQESPTEGYLHRGIAGRPFEHRFELADHVRVNGADLSNGLLTIELVREIPEALKPRKISIQSTPATTSGAPAQIEAQRAA; translated from the coding sequence ATGGCAACATCTTACGACTACGCACCTCTCTACCGCTCGAGCGTTGGTTTCGACCGGGTATTCAATCTTCTGGAGAACGCCCAGCGCACCCGGACGTCCAACGACTGGCCGCCCTATGACATCTTCAAAACAGGCGAAGATACCTACCGGATCTCCATCGCGGTAGCGGGCTTTGCTCAGGATGAGCTCGACATCACCTTCCAGTCCAATTTGCTGACCGTCACGGGCAAGAAGCAGGAATCTCCGACGGAGGGCTACCTGCATCGCGGCATCGCCGGTCGTCCGTTTGAACACCGTTTTGAACTTGCTGATCATGTCCGCGTGAATGGGGCGGATCTCAGCAACGGTCTCCTTACGATCGAGCTCGTCCGCGAAATCCCAGAGGCTTTAAAACCGCGGAAGATTTCGATTCAGAGCACGCCTGCAACGACGTCGGGTGCTCCCGCACAGATCGAAGCCCAAAGGGCGGCTTGA
- a CDS encoding response regulator: MAEITNNVAIILVVEDEPLLRLAAVDLVEAAGYQTLAAADATEAVAILEERDDIRIVFTDVDMPRGVDGMRLAAIIRDRWPPIKVIVVSGHIEDPGWRIPAETVFFAKPYREDQIVEAIRQMLQ, translated from the coding sequence ATGGCTGAGATTACGAACAACGTTGCGATCATCCTGGTAGTCGAAGACGAACCGCTGTTGCGTCTGGCTGCCGTCGACCTCGTTGAAGCGGCAGGATATCAAACGCTTGCCGCGGCAGATGCGACAGAAGCCGTGGCCATTCTGGAGGAACGCGACGATATTCGCATTGTGTTTACTGACGTCGATATGCCGCGTGGCGTCGACGGCATGCGCCTTGCGGCCATCATTCGTGATAGGTGGCCGCCAATCAAGGTGATCGTGGTTTCGGGACATATCGAGGACCCTGGCTGGCGGATTCCTGCTGAAACGGTGTTTTTCGCCAAGCCGTACCGGGAAGATCAGATTGTCGAGGCTATCAGGCAGATGCTTCAATAA
- the groL gene encoding chaperonin GroEL (60 kDa chaperone family; promotes refolding of misfolded polypeptides especially under stressful conditions; forms two stacked rings of heptamers to form a barrel-shaped 14mer; ends can be capped by GroES; misfolded proteins enter the barrel where they are refolded when GroES binds), producing the protein MAAKEVKFNTDARERMLRGVDVLANAVKVTLGPKGRNVVIDKSFGAPRITKDGVSVAKEIELEDKFENMGAQMLREVASKTNDLAGDGTTTATVLAQAIVKEGAKAVASGMNPMDLKRGIDIAVDAVVKELKANARKITSNSEIAQVGTISANGDDEIGKYLAEAMEKVGNEGVITVEEAKTAETELEVVEGMQFDRGYLSPYFVTNQDKMRVELEEPYILIHEKKLSNLQSLLPILESVVKSGKPLLIIAEDVEGEALATLVVNKLRGGLKIAAVKAPGFGDRRKAMLEDIAILTGGTVISEDVGIKLENVTLNILGRAKKVAIEKENTTIIDGAGSKAEIDGRVAQIRVQIDETTSDYDREKLQERLAKLAGGVAVIRVGGSTEVEVKEKKDRVDDALHATRAAVEEGILPGGGVALLRAVKALEGLATANDDQRVGIEIVRRAIEAPVRQIAENAGAEGSIVVGKLREKTDLSFGWNAQTGEYGDLYAQGVIDPAKVVRTALQDAASVAGLLVTTEAMIAEKPKDAAPALPAGPGMDF; encoded by the coding sequence ATGGCTGCAAAAGAAGTCAAATTCAACACCGATGCTCGCGAACGCATGCTGCGTGGGGTCGATGTTCTTGCCAATGCCGTGAAGGTCACGCTCGGCCCGAAGGGCCGCAATGTGGTCATCGACAAGTCGTTCGGCGCGCCGCGCATTACCAAAGACGGCGTTTCGGTCGCCAAGGAAATCGAACTCGAAGACAAGTTCGAAAACATGGGCGCCCAGATGCTGCGCGAAGTTGCGTCAAAGACCAACGATCTCGCCGGCGACGGTACTACCACCGCAACTGTTCTTGCCCAGGCGATCGTTAAAGAAGGCGCCAAGGCGGTTGCGTCGGGCATGAATCCGATGGATCTGAAGCGCGGCATCGATATCGCAGTGGATGCAGTCGTTAAAGAGCTGAAAGCGAACGCCCGCAAAATTACCAGCAATTCGGAAATCGCTCAGGTTGGAACGATTTCGGCCAATGGTGACGACGAGATTGGCAAGTATCTCGCTGAAGCGATGGAGAAGGTCGGCAATGAAGGTGTGATCACCGTCGAGGAAGCCAAGACTGCCGAGACCGAGCTGGAAGTCGTCGAAGGGATGCAGTTCGACCGGGGTTATCTGTCGCCCTACTTCGTTACCAATCAGGACAAGATGCGGGTCGAACTCGAGGAGCCTTACATTCTCATCCATGAGAAAAAGCTCTCCAATCTGCAGTCTTTGCTGCCGATACTCGAATCCGTGGTGAAGTCCGGCAAGCCGCTGCTGATCATCGCTGAAGACGTAGAAGGTGAAGCGCTCGCAACGCTCGTCGTCAACAAGTTGCGTGGTGGCCTGAAGATTGCCGCGGTTAAGGCTCCGGGCTTCGGCGATCGCCGCAAGGCGATGCTGGAAGACATCGCGATCCTAACCGGGGGCACCGTCATCTCCGAAGACGTCGGCATCAAGCTGGAGAACGTCACGTTGAACATACTCGGCCGCGCCAAGAAGGTCGCGATCGAGAAGGAAAACACGACCATCATCGATGGCGCCGGTTCCAAGGCCGAGATTGACGGCCGCGTGGCTCAGATCCGTGTTCAGATCGACGAGACGACATCCGACTACGACCGCGAAAAGCTGCAGGAGCGTCTTGCGAAGCTCGCAGGCGGTGTCGCCGTCATTCGCGTCGGCGGCTCGACCGAAGTCGAGGTGAAAGAGAAGAAGGACCGCGTCGATGACGCCCTTCATGCAACCCGCGCAGCCGTCGAGGAGGGTATCCTGCCCGGCGGGGGCGTGGCGCTCCTGCGGGCGGTGAAAGCGCTTGAGGGCCTGGCGACAGCGAACGACGATCAGCGCGTTGGTATCGAGATCGTTCGCCGGGCAATCGAGGCACCTGTGCGACAGATTGCTGAAAATGCCGGCGCCGAAGGTTCGATCGTCGTCGGAAAGCTCCGGGAAAAGACAGATCTGTCGTTTGGGTGGAACGCCCAAACGGGCGAATATGGTGATCTCTATGCCCAAGGTGTTATCGATCCGGCCAAGGTGGTTCGCACCGCCCTGCAGGATGCGGCCTCTGTCGCCGGCCTGCTGGTCACGACGGAAGCGATGATCGCCGAAAAGCCAAAGGATGCCGCTCCCGCCCTGCCCGCTGGTCCGGGCATGGACTTCTAG
- a CDS encoding response regulator: protein MNILIVEDEVLLAMELESEVEDAGHHVVGTAADSREAIELADATSPQFAFVDIQLLDGPTGIDVGRYLSEIKIPFVFVSGNLKRIPEDFAGALGAIEKPYTINGLQNAMQFLQGVVDGRPPSAVPPPSLVLSPTVLAALAA from the coding sequence TTGAATATTTTGATTGTCGAGGACGAAGTCCTGCTGGCGATGGAACTGGAAAGCGAAGTGGAGGACGCCGGTCATCATGTGGTCGGGACGGCTGCCGATAGCCGCGAAGCCATCGAACTTGCCGACGCGACCTCGCCGCAATTTGCTTTCGTCGATATCCAGTTGCTCGACGGCCCGACAGGTATCGATGTCGGCCGCTACCTTTCGGAAATAAAAATACCTTTCGTTTTTGTGTCCGGTAATCTCAAGCGTATCCCTGAAGACTTCGCCGGGGCACTCGGAGCCATCGAAAAGCCTTACACAATAAACGGGCTGCAGAATGCCATGCAATTTCTTCAAGGGGTTGTCGATGGAAGGCCGCCGTCGGCAGTTCCGCCGCCGAGCCTTGTCCTCTCACCCACCGTTCTTGCAGCACTTGCTGCATGA